From Zea mays cultivar B73 chromosome 3, Zm-B73-REFERENCE-NAM-5.0, whole genome shotgun sequence:
CGACCAAATCGGTCATGAATCAAACTACAAAATCCCTCCCAAGAGAACTGACGCAAACGTCGCTCAACCGATTGTAACCAGCGTTCAGCACGACCAACAAAATGCATAGATGAAACCTTAACCCACATATAGTATTCAGTGTCATACATCTCAAAGTAATTTTCACACTTCTTCCATAATTGTGGTTTCGAGCCATCAAATTGTGGGAAATTGACTTTCGGCAGTCTACCCAGCCCAGACTCACGCATAAACTCAGAAGGATATTGGTGTTCAGGCATAAAACCAGTAATGCGCGATGGATGGGCATTGTACGTACCCTTGACCAGGCCGTGAGGTTGGGTCGCAGGGAACCCAAACTCACCCTCCCGGTTTGGTGGTTCGAAGCGGTGGCCACGGGCCCCATCAGCGTGAGGAAATCCGGCTGGAGGACGCACGGATGCCGACGCGTGTGGACCAAAGAGTCCCGGCTTGTCGAAGGCTGGCTGGCGACGTTCCCGTTCAAGGAATTTGTTGACACGGGTAACTTCCAACTCCAGATCGTCGACCCGCTTCTCCAGATCGGGACGCCACATATCAGCCTCGGTCTTCATGAGTTCGAGGGCGATCAGGCGTTCTTCACCGCGCAACGCCGCAACATCCACTTGTTGGTGGATGGCATCGCAGCGCTGGGTGAAGGCACGCGTATCTCCTCACAGTGTTCCTCCACGCGGCGCTCGACGCCGGCGCAGCGCCCGCTGATTTGCTCAGATAGACGCGCCTCCATGAGACGCATTTCCTCAAGCAACTTGTGGGTGATAGTCTCCGATTGCTCCATCGCAGACGATCGCGCCCGCCGCGGCACCTCCGGCAGCAGATCCAGGATGACAAGTCTTTGATACCAAATGTTATGCTCAGAGATCAGAAGTGGAAGAAGAATCAGAGATTAGAGAAGAACAGTGAACAGGAGGCAGAAGGCGGCGGATGTTATTGCGTATGAGTTTGTTCAAGTTTTGCATGCCTCTCCAGAAACCACATACTAGGTATTATACCCTCACATGGGCTGGCCATGAATTACAAGAGATTAGGATTACACAGCCCATTCTGGACCCATCACACGAACGTTGGTGCGTCGAGTGCGTTTGCCGCCGAGTGCTGCCTGTTCCACTTCCGTCTCTTCCACAGCCTCCTTCTCCTCCACAGAGGTGCTGACACCTATCTGGGTCGTTCGTACGCAGCGCCGTTGGGGGCCGGGCGGGAGTCCGCCGCCGCGCGTTCGGGGGCATTACCGCAAGCTCTCGTTCGGAGCTGCAGGAGGTGGGTGGTGACGGCCAGAGCTGGAGGTGTCCGGGTGGTCGATCGAGGCCGTAGAGGCCGGGGGATTTTCATGATAAGAATCTACTGACGACGTATACATAATAATAGCAGATACAGATCTCTACTCCTATTAAGAACGTAAGGAGGGCGTCCACAGCCCCTCGTGCCTCCGCCCCCGCCTGCCCATGCCTCGCGTTGCCTCCTTTCTTCTGCCCATGCCTCGGCAAGCGCCCTCTCCCACCGCGGCGATCTCCCTCGGCAAGCGCTCCCCTCTCCCCCACGGCAATCTCGGCGAGCCCCCAGCCGCCATCCATGGCGCCTTCCATTCTCGCTTCTAGAAACCCTGCCCGCCAATCTCGGGGCGCCCTCGCTCACTCGCTCCGCAGGGCCCCAAcccgccctcccccgcgcgctgCGTCCACGCCGATCCACTTTCCATCGAGTTCTAGGCCCCCGCGGCAATCTGCCTCCCCCGGAATGGCGCCATCTCGAGTCCGCCCAGCCGCCATTCTCGCTTCGGGGCGCCGCGCCGATCCACTTTCCATCGGGTTCCAGAAACCCCGCCCGCTAATACCCTCGCGTCTGTAGATCTCGGGTCTGTAGATGGAATGCTCGCCTCCACGCCATTCATGGCGCCTTCCTCGGTCCCCTTCCCCACGTCCGCGACGTCTTGCTGTACTGGTCGGGGCTGGTGACGGCTGCGGCGTCCTTCGTGGCGGCGGCCTCCGCGGCGTTCCTGCCGGAGGGGAACCCCGTCGCCTCCGCCATCACCGGCGCTGCCGACCTCATGTACGCCTGCGACGCCGCGAGGCTGGACCTATCGCCGGTCCTCATCCACATCTATGTGACTATGTCACCACGATAAAGCGCTTCCTCCAGGTGCTGTGGGCGATCGGGGCGCTCGGCTCCGTCGGGACCTACCTCGTCGCCGCTCGCCCGCTGGATGAGGGCCTCGTGCAGTACGTGGTGGACCACCCTGCCGTGTTGTGGTTTGTCGGCCCCACGTTCGTCGTGCTCACTGGCCTCGTCTTCAAGGAAGGTATGCTAATCCTGCTGCTTGTTCAAGGAAGATATTGGCAATAACTGCATCCATTCCCCCCACAGGTCTCTGCTATGGGAACTGGATAATAGATTGCTAGGTGCACCCGCTGTACGAGCGCTTGCTCGAGGCACACGTCACCTGCCACCGCGTCACCACCCCCGTGGACCAGCTCCCACGCATCGATGCACAGATAGCGATGAGGCCCCTGCCTATGCGTCGGCGGCGGGCGGAGCACACACGAGAGGCGAGGAGCTCGACCTCTTCATGGTCAGTGTACCGAAACTCTCTCGTCTCTCTTCCTCTCACGGTCTTGTCGTGGTGAAGCTAATAAGGTTGTCCGATGGTTCTCTATGGATCTGTTAAGTCCTGCAATAAACAAAACTCAGAGCTAAAATCTTTTACTACCACACGCTTATGTCCTAGCGCTAAGCATTTTTAAAATGTAAATTTAGGGCCCCTCCAACAATCGACTATAGAAGATAGTGGGTTTTTTTATTTTAATACACACGAGTGGTATACTATCTTTGGTGCCGATAGGTATTTTTCTGTTTGCCATATCCATTTATATTCATCAAAAAAACTGCACCCAATGATTGTGTTGCCAACTGTGAATTCTTACTGTTCAAGTTTCAATAATAAAAATAGGTTCCTTTATCACCGTTTGTGGTTCATATTAGGTTTTATTTTTGGGAGTTGATTATGTTTTTTCTTTACAAATGGAACAGTCCTGCTATTCAGGAGAATAAGGTTGCTACAATGCAGTACATATCCGGTACTGGATCTTTAAGAGTCGAAAGTGAATTTCTTGCAAGGTACCATGAGGTTAAGAAGTTTTCCTGGCTCCTTTCAGTTTTCCTGCTTCCCCATTTTATGCATGATTGCTAAATTATACAAATAATATGTTCCATTTGTAAAGAAAAAACCACCCTTGTAAATTATCTTGCTGGATATCCTTAATATAAGAGATACATTGCGGTTGCCAAAATGTTGTGTTTACAGGGAATAAATGGTGAGATACTATCCAATTCCACCATGTAACATTTAACTGAAGTGCTCTCTTTGATGTTCACTGTTGGAGTGCTAAAAAACATGTTATCCATTTTGTCGTGTACTATTTTGTTTCATTCTGAGTTCTGACCAACTAATGTGCTTGCTTTAAACAGAGAGGAAAAATAGATATGTGTAAGCTATATTTATTTAAGGAATCTCTATGCTATTTTTATGACAAAAGCTTATTTTTGAAGGCTTCTTCTGGGAGGACATTAATCACCGCACAAATTCCACTTGTTGCGAGCCATCCAGATGTGCATGAGCCATGTGATgattcctttgcccttgttgatGCACTACTCTCAGATAAAGCACAACTCTTGACACTACAACCAAGGTTATGTATGGAGGTAGGGTTTGGTAGTGGTTATGTCATCACCTCGCTTGCAATCATGCTCAGGCAGTTAGGCTCTGGAGCCCAGTACCTAGCAACTGACATCAACCAACATGCTGCCGAGACAACTCAAGCGACCCTTGAAGCTCATGGGGTGCATGCAGATGTGATTGTTACTGACATCATGTCTGGTCTTGATAAACGCCTTGCTGGTATGGTTGATGTGGCAG
This genomic window contains:
- the LOC103650771 gene encoding uncharacterized protein, with protein sequence MGIVRTLDQAVRLGRREPKLTLPVWWFEAVATGPISVRKSGWRTHGCRRVWTKESRLVEGWLATFPFKEFVDTGNFQLQIVDPLLQIGTPHISLGLHEFEGDQAFFTAQRRNIHLLVDGIAALGEGTRISSQCSSTRRSTPAQRPLICSDRRASMRRISSSNLWVIVSDCSIADDRARRGTSGSRSRMTSL
- the LOC103652279 gene encoding methyltransferase N6AMT1; translated protein: MCKLYLFKESLCYFYDKSLFLKASSGRTLITAQIPLVASHPDVHEPCDDSFALVDALLSDKAQLLTLQPRLCMEVGFGSGYVITSLAIMLRQLGSGAQYLATDINQHAAETTQATLEAHGVHADVIVTDIMSGLDKRLAGMVDVAVVNPPYVPTHVEEVVCRGIAASWAVGLNGRQVIDRILPAVREMLSERGWLYMVALEDNDPSDICHLMSEMGYASCVILKRCTEEESLYVLEFWRDPHAVTSASPK